One segment of Arthrobacter sp. MMS18-M83 DNA contains the following:
- a CDS encoding acyl-CoA dehydrogenase family protein, whose translation MTVDTAAEQKLFRDTTADFISSETPLAILRALNASGESFNREWWQRATEIGWATLLVPEELGGGSVSGEGVRDLVEVATELGKSVGPGPLHPVNVVLAGLVDATDGPDHGELVDALVSGASIATWAVYEPGSPWNPTAPSLTASASGAGYVLSGVKDRVEAAPQADVFLVTASTESGPLQFIVTTSSPGVSIELSGSLDSVKQYGRVTFDNVEVSADAVVGSTASTAALIERQGQIANLLQVAETVGALDTVFNFTVQWAFDRYSFGRPLASYQALKHRFADMRLWIEASRATLDGATQAVQDRADNAPYVVSVAKSYVGQRSVEIVQDAVQLHGGIGVTWEHDLHLFLRRVTVNRQLFGTPGEHRRLIASQLGL comes from the coding sequence ATGACGGTAGACACCGCGGCGGAACAGAAACTGTTCCGCGACACCACCGCTGATTTCATTTCAAGTGAAACCCCGCTGGCGATTCTCCGCGCGCTGAATGCGAGCGGAGAATCGTTCAACCGGGAGTGGTGGCAGCGTGCCACCGAGATCGGTTGGGCCACCCTGCTGGTGCCGGAGGAACTCGGCGGCGGCAGCGTCTCGGGCGAAGGAGTCCGCGACCTCGTCGAGGTAGCCACGGAACTCGGCAAATCGGTGGGACCGGGACCACTGCACCCGGTGAATGTTGTCCTGGCCGGACTGGTTGATGCCACCGACGGCCCCGACCACGGCGAGCTCGTCGACGCGCTCGTGTCCGGGGCCAGCATCGCAACCTGGGCGGTGTACGAACCCGGGTCCCCGTGGAATCCGACAGCACCGAGCCTGACGGCTTCGGCTTCCGGCGCCGGCTATGTGCTCAGCGGCGTGAAGGACCGCGTCGAAGCGGCTCCGCAGGCCGACGTTTTCTTGGTCACTGCCTCAACCGAAAGCGGTCCGCTGCAATTCATCGTCACCACCAGTTCCCCCGGCGTCAGCATCGAACTTTCCGGCTCGCTGGACTCCGTCAAGCAGTACGGCAGGGTGACCTTCGACAATGTGGAGGTATCCGCCGACGCCGTGGTCGGAAGCACCGCTTCAACGGCCGCGCTGATCGAACGGCAGGGCCAGATTGCCAACCTGCTGCAGGTTGCCGAGACCGTCGGCGCCCTCGACACGGTCTTCAACTTCACCGTCCAGTGGGCATTCGACCGATATTCCTTCGGCCGCCCGCTGGCCTCCTATCAGGCCCTCAAGCACCGTTTTGCGGATATGAGACTGTGGATCGAGGCCAGCCGCGCCACACTCGACGGCGCGACCCAGGCCGTCCAGGACCGGGCGGACAACGCGCCTTACGTGGTCAGCGTGGCCAAGTCTTATGTCGGCCAGCGCTCCGTCGAAATCGTCCAGGACGCCGTCCAGCTCCACGGCGGGATCGGTGTGACCTGGGAACACGATCTCCATCTCTTCCTCCGCCGGGTCACCGTGAACCGCCAGCTCTTCGGAACCCCCGGCGAACACCGCCGCCTCATTGCCTCCCAGCTCGGTCTGTGA
- a CDS encoding class I adenylate-forming enzyme family protein, producing the protein MNLTTLLEMVASGNGETVLIGSKEQGLTGEELRARASAGAKLIQDAGSQTVVYLGGNGPAFPVALFAAAYAGVPFLPLNYRLSADQIDEILARQPKPFLISDDPMRIGHGAVSLEEFLNRAAPGGAPHGPSGADGEDIAVLLMTSGTTAAPKSAVLRHRHLTSYVLGSVEFASAEPGDATIVCVPPYHIAAVANLISNLYAGRRVVYLDHFTAADWLDIVTKEQITNAMVVPTMLVRIVRELDKRGTLGPGTLRGLSYGGAKISATVLADALRLFPATGFVNAYGLTETASSIAVLGPEDHRDALASEDPHVRARLASVGRALPGVEIEIHDPFGQPCAPDVVGDIVVRGPQIAGEYKESGSLVDSAGWFHTRDLGHVDEEGFIFVQGRSDDTIIRGGENIAPAEIEDVLARHPAVAEVAVAAIPHEEWGQGIGAFVVLKEGRTEEGDELKDWVRSQLRSSKTPDLVHFVPELPTTPTGKILRRDLVRSLTMEAAR; encoded by the coding sequence ATGAATCTCACGACATTGCTTGAGATGGTCGCTTCCGGAAACGGTGAGACCGTGCTGATCGGCAGCAAAGAGCAGGGACTCACGGGAGAAGAGCTGCGTGCGCGGGCGAGCGCCGGTGCCAAGCTGATTCAGGATGCCGGGTCCCAGACAGTGGTCTATCTGGGAGGAAACGGTCCGGCATTTCCTGTCGCCCTGTTCGCAGCGGCCTATGCCGGTGTGCCCTTCCTGCCGCTTAATTACCGGCTCAGTGCGGACCAGATTGACGAGATCCTGGCCCGGCAGCCCAAACCCTTCCTCATCAGCGACGACCCGATGCGGATCGGGCACGGAGCGGTCTCCCTCGAGGAGTTCCTGAACCGTGCGGCACCCGGCGGCGCCCCCCACGGCCCGAGCGGGGCCGACGGCGAGGACATCGCTGTCCTCCTGATGACCAGCGGAACCACGGCGGCGCCGAAGAGCGCTGTGCTGCGCCACCGCCACCTGACGTCCTATGTGCTCGGCTCCGTCGAGTTTGCCTCGGCCGAACCTGGTGATGCAACGATTGTTTGTGTTCCGCCGTACCACATCGCGGCTGTGGCGAACCTGATCTCCAACCTCTATGCCGGCCGCCGGGTGGTCTATCTGGACCATTTCACAGCTGCCGACTGGCTGGATATTGTCACCAAGGAACAGATCACCAATGCCATGGTGGTTCCGACGATGCTCGTCCGGATTGTGCGCGAACTCGACAAGCGCGGAACCCTTGGCCCCGGCACCCTGCGCGGGCTGTCCTACGGCGGCGCCAAGATCTCTGCCACCGTCCTGGCCGACGCCCTTCGCCTGTTCCCCGCCACCGGATTCGTCAACGCCTACGGACTCACCGAGACGGCATCATCGATTGCCGTGCTCGGACCTGAGGACCACCGCGACGCCTTGGCCAGCGAGGACCCGCATGTCCGGGCCCGCCTGGCATCAGTTGGCCGGGCGCTGCCCGGAGTCGAAATCGAGATCCATGATCCCTTCGGCCAGCCGTGTGCCCCGGACGTGGTCGGCGACATCGTCGTCCGCGGCCCGCAGATTGCCGGGGAATACAAGGAGTCCGGAAGCCTGGTCGATTCCGCGGGTTGGTTCCACACCCGCGACCTTGGGCATGTAGACGAAGAGGGTTTCATCTTCGTTCAGGGCCGCTCGGATGACACAATCATCCGGGGCGGCGAGAACATCGCCCCTGCGGAAATCGAAGACGTCCTTGCACGGCACCCGGCGGTGGCCGAAGTTGCCGTCGCCGCGATTCCGCACGAGGAATGGGGCCAGGGCATCGGCGCGTTCGTTGTCCTGAAAGAGGGCCGCACGGAGGAAGGGGACGAGCTTAAAGACTGGGTCCGCTCGCAGCTGCGCAGTTCCAAGACCCCGGATTTGGTGCACTTCGTCCCCGAGTTGCCGACAACGCCCACAGGCAAGATCCTGCGTCGCGATTTGGTGCGGTCGCTCACCATGGAAGCGGCCAGGTGA
- a CDS encoding VOC family protein — MEKIVKKTGDHGIGLMIHMVHMTDDVPALNAFYEDVFGGLMYMGVDEPNFLPVEDRLAGLLMVSDLCVETMAPKLPVNVEKPVGKFYAKFGHHLHSVGYKVDDLEALGNRLINQGVYIGKPGGGKLDVMDPDEMYFYPSPRDTAGLMVELCRIDMPNDPRQNETWTSQVKLWRTHPLTIERLSYITLGVKDLEAAVHAYVDVMQAVPVDKGIDGDTQLQYQTVQLGDSLLQLAQPLEDSSPLGKHVAKWGNMIYSATFKITDIDSAEKWLKSKGVRTTRIRPTLLAANPEDTFGAPYFFSVEDILNDPFAG, encoded by the coding sequence AGTCAAGAAAACCGGTGATCACGGCATCGGCCTCATGATCCACATGGTCCACATGACCGACGATGTCCCCGCGCTGAACGCCTTCTACGAAGACGTCTTCGGCGGACTGATGTACATGGGAGTCGACGAACCCAACTTCCTGCCCGTGGAAGACCGGCTGGCCGGACTGCTCATGGTCTCGGACCTCTGCGTTGAAACCATGGCACCGAAGTTGCCGGTCAACGTGGAGAAGCCGGTCGGCAAGTTCTACGCCAAGTTCGGCCACCACCTGCACTCCGTGGGCTACAAGGTGGACGACCTCGAAGCGCTGGGCAACCGCCTGATCAACCAGGGCGTATACATCGGCAAGCCGGGCGGCGGAAAGCTCGACGTCATGGATCCGGACGAGATGTACTTCTACCCGAGCCCGCGCGACACCGCCGGCCTGATGGTGGAACTCTGCCGTATTGACATGCCCAATGATCCACGCCAGAACGAGACCTGGACCTCCCAGGTCAAGCTGTGGCGCACCCACCCTCTGACCATCGAGCGCCTGAGCTACATCACGCTCGGCGTCAAGGACCTCGAGGCTGCCGTGCACGCCTACGTCGATGTCATGCAGGCCGTTCCGGTAGACAAGGGAATTGACGGAGATACGCAGTTGCAGTACCAGACGGTCCAGCTCGGCGACAGCCTGCTCCAGCTGGCACAGCCGCTCGAAGATAGCTCCCCACTCGGCAAGCATGTCGCCAAGTGGGGCAATATGATCTACAGCGCGACGTTCAAGATCACTGACATCGATTCCGCCGAGAAGTGGCTCAAGTCCAAGGGCGTCCGGACCACCCGGATCCGCCCCACACTGCTGGCGGCCAACCCTGAGGACACCTTCGGCGCACCGTACTTCTTCAGCGTTGAAGACATCCTGAACGATCCCTTCGCCGGCTGA
- a CDS encoding FAS1-like dehydratase domain-containing protein, which translates to MTETVKEVDSNISAAMEAAVGREMGRRTSFPVSESDIRRWAIAVYWPAEPPALFTDPGYAAATVHGGIVAPEEFNPFAWAVAAQSSAATEPIDANDPDKTERTVGIQGPGLGFQMNGGLSTSYGARIRPGDVITSVSRLGSYTERSGSLGKMLLSTTEDVWTNQNDELVKRTVFTLIRY; encoded by the coding sequence ATGACTGAAACAGTCAAGGAAGTTGACAGTAACATCTCGGCAGCGATGGAAGCGGCCGTGGGACGCGAAATGGGACGCCGGACCAGCTTCCCCGTCTCCGAATCGGATATCCGCAGATGGGCCATCGCGGTGTACTGGCCGGCAGAGCCGCCAGCACTGTTCACCGATCCCGGCTACGCGGCCGCGACGGTCCACGGCGGAATCGTGGCTCCGGAGGAATTCAATCCGTTCGCCTGGGCCGTGGCCGCGCAGAGCTCGGCCGCCACCGAGCCGATCGATGCGAATGACCCGGACAAAACGGAGCGGACGGTGGGCATCCAGGGCCCCGGCCTGGGCTTCCAGATGAACGGCGGGCTCAGCACTTCCTACGGAGCGCGCATCCGCCCCGGCGACGTCATCACCAGCGTGTCCCGGCTCGGCAGCTACACCGAGCGCTCCGGGTCGCTGGGAAAGATGCTGCTCAGCACCACCGAGGATGTGTGGACCAACCAGAATGACGAGCTGGTGAAGCGCACCGTCTTCACTTTGATCCGCTACTAG
- a CDS encoding alpha/beta fold hydrolase, with protein MKPKIVFVHGLASNYESTWARYGWPELIEDLGGEAVPFELPGHGTSPIEPGDDDAAVDGLLAFAAENDADTAVGFSAGSLLLLRAAARKPDAFARLVLTGVGDGMWNGGEGLRRIADAFESSEPIADPGLRMLATIARAAGNDPKKVGAFTRGVPRQPSPEALRAIEASVLLVLGDKDDVGPADALLGNLPTARLASLPGTDHYKTPSDPRAFDAVSRFLSE; from the coding sequence ATGAAACCAAAAATCGTGTTTGTCCATGGACTGGCCTCGAACTACGAATCCACTTGGGCCCGCTACGGCTGGCCGGAGCTCATCGAAGATCTGGGCGGCGAAGCGGTTCCGTTCGAGCTTCCCGGCCACGGCACCTCGCCCATTGAACCGGGCGACGACGACGCCGCCGTCGACGGCCTTCTCGCCTTCGCCGCCGAGAACGACGCGGACACCGCCGTCGGATTCTCGGCCGGTTCGCTGCTCCTGCTGCGCGCCGCGGCCCGGAAGCCCGACGCCTTTGCCCGACTGGTCCTCACGGGCGTGGGTGACGGAATGTGGAACGGCGGCGAGGGCCTGCGCCGCATCGCCGACGCCTTCGAGTCCAGTGAACCCATCGCGGATCCGGGCCTGCGGATGCTGGCCACGATCGCCCGCGCTGCCGGCAACGATCCCAAAAAGGTCGGCGCCTTCACCCGAGGAGTGCCGCGGCAGCCCTCCCCCGAGGCCCTGCGCGCCATCGAAGCCTCTGTACTGCTCGTCCTCGGCGACAAGGACGACGTCGGTCCCGCCGATGCGCTGCTGGGGAACCTGCCGACGGCGCGCCTGGCGAGCCTTCCCGGGACCGACCATTACAAGACTCCCTCGGATCCGCGGGCGTTCGACGCGGTTTCGCGATTCCTGTCCGAGTAG
- a CDS encoding VWA domain-containing protein — protein sequence MLDVIEGVAAELRRMNVPVSTSELIDAARSLRTVPLADREAVRAAVGACLAKSVPHQDAFGIVFDLFWPRNDAEGRRLADGESLFEQLPDDELRRILLQSLAKDGTSAMREVARVIVDRNAGIQPGRAVAGTFYVFRALRSVQADTLADDVVALDPPAEGPTRSLSLRLARERAGRAVVGFERMVETEVRRRLVEDRGAEAVAATLRTPLPADADFLTASTPVIEHMRRVVDPLGRALGHALTAKRRRSGRAHLDFRATIRDSLSTGGVPIRLHLRKPRPCKPKLVVIADISGSVATFAQFTLQLTSALQTRFSSLRSFVFIDGMDEVTDLLTAGPTIRDASARINNERRGFWFDGRSDYGHALQLFQEKYADAVDSRTTVLLLGDARGNYREPHAEVLAGLHGRAARVFWLNPERRVSWNEGDSVVAEYAEHCDGVFECRNINDLKNFVESLA from the coding sequence ATGCTGGACGTGATTGAAGGGGTGGCGGCGGAACTGCGCCGCATGAACGTCCCCGTGTCCACCAGCGAACTGATCGACGCGGCCCGGAGCCTGCGCACGGTTCCGCTGGCGGACCGCGAGGCCGTGAGGGCCGCCGTCGGCGCTTGCCTGGCCAAGTCCGTTCCCCACCAAGACGCCTTCGGCATTGTCTTTGACCTGTTCTGGCCCCGGAATGATGCCGAGGGGAGGCGGCTAGCCGACGGCGAGAGTTTGTTCGAGCAGCTGCCCGACGACGAGCTGCGGAGGATCCTGCTCCAGTCACTCGCCAAGGACGGCACCTCGGCCATGCGCGAGGTGGCACGGGTGATTGTGGACCGCAATGCCGGCATACAACCCGGCCGGGCGGTGGCGGGCACGTTCTACGTCTTCCGAGCCCTGCGTTCGGTCCAGGCCGATACCCTGGCGGACGATGTAGTGGCCCTGGACCCACCGGCCGAAGGTCCCACCCGGTCGCTGAGCCTGCGGCTGGCCCGCGAGCGTGCGGGCCGGGCCGTCGTCGGCTTCGAGCGGATGGTCGAAACCGAAGTGCGGCGGCGTCTTGTGGAGGACCGCGGCGCGGAAGCCGTTGCGGCCACCTTGCGCACCCCGCTGCCGGCGGACGCGGACTTCCTGACGGCATCGACCCCCGTCATTGAGCACATGCGGAGGGTGGTGGACCCCCTGGGGCGGGCCTTGGGCCACGCGCTGACCGCCAAGCGCCGGCGCAGCGGCCGCGCTCACCTCGACTTCCGGGCGACCATCAGGGACTCCCTGTCCACCGGCGGTGTCCCTATCCGGCTCCACCTGCGCAAGCCGCGTCCGTGCAAGCCCAAGCTGGTGGTCATCGCTGACATCTCCGGGTCCGTAGCCACGTTCGCGCAGTTCACCCTGCAGCTGACCTCTGCGCTGCAGACGCGGTTTTCCTCGCTGCGCTCCTTCGTCTTCATCGACGGGATGGACGAGGTGACGGACCTGCTGACCGCCGGCCCCACGATCCGGGACGCATCGGCGCGGATCAACAACGAACGCCGCGGCTTCTGGTTCGACGGCCGCTCCGACTACGGCCACGCCCTTCAGTTGTTCCAGGAGAAGTACGCCGACGCCGTCGACTCGCGCACCACCGTCCTGCTGCTTGGCGATGCCCGCGGGAACTACCGCGAGCCGCACGCCGAGGTCCTCGCCGGGCTGCATGGGCGCGCGGCCCGGGTGTTCTGGTTGAACCCCGAGCGGCGAGTCAGCTGGAACGAAGGCGATTCAGTCGTGGCCGAATATGCCGAGCACTGCGACGGAGTGTTCGAGTGCCGCAACATCAACGACCTGAAGAACTTCGTCGAGTCGCTCGCCTGA
- a CDS encoding AAA family ATPase, producing the protein MSDTTVIDTGSTEALVSAGQVRQALAEQGYLSDAATANIVYIAAALQKPVLVEGPAGTGKTELAKAVAAMTGARLIRLQCYEGLDESRALYEWDYRKQLLAIQASESSAAQDRTADVFSEEFLLERPLLAAIRAEGPVVLLIDEVDQLDVETEALLLEILSDFQVSIPELGTVAAAQRPLVFLTSNNNRELSEALKRRCLFLHMGYPDMDRERDIVASRVPGISDFLAGQISATVGSLRAMELKKSPSVSETLDWARTLALFGIEELDAGAVVEHLPVLLKHRSDIERATAELGIGGS; encoded by the coding sequence ATGAGCGACACAACGGTGATCGATACCGGGAGTACGGAAGCGTTGGTCTCGGCCGGCCAGGTCAGGCAGGCGCTGGCCGAACAGGGCTACCTCTCGGATGCTGCCACGGCTAACATCGTCTACATTGCCGCGGCGCTCCAGAAGCCGGTGCTGGTGGAGGGCCCCGCCGGCACGGGCAAGACCGAGCTTGCCAAGGCTGTGGCCGCCATGACAGGGGCCCGGCTCATCCGGCTGCAGTGCTACGAGGGGCTGGATGAATCGCGGGCTCTGTATGAGTGGGACTACCGCAAGCAGCTTCTGGCCATCCAGGCGTCCGAGTCCTCCGCAGCGCAGGACAGGACTGCAGACGTTTTCTCGGAGGAGTTCCTGCTGGAGCGCCCGCTGTTGGCGGCGATCCGGGCCGAGGGGCCCGTGGTACTGCTCATCGACGAGGTTGACCAGCTGGATGTCGAGACTGAGGCGCTCCTGCTCGAGATCCTGTCCGATTTCCAGGTCTCGATCCCGGAACTGGGCACCGTGGCCGCCGCGCAGCGTCCGCTGGTCTTCCTGACGTCCAACAACAACCGCGAGCTGTCCGAAGCGCTGAAGCGGCGCTGTCTTTTCCTGCATATGGGCTACCCGGATATGGACCGCGAGCGTGACATCGTGGCGTCGCGGGTTCCCGGCATCTCGGACTTCCTTGCCGGCCAGATCAGCGCGACGGTCGGATCGCTGCGCGCGATGGAGCTGAAGAAGAGCCCGTCAGTCTCCGAGACTCTCGACTGGGCCCGGACCCTGGCGCTGTTCGGCATCGAAGAGCTCGACGCCGGTGCCGTCGTCGAGCACCTGCCGGTGCTGCTCAAGCACCGAAGCGACATCGAACGGGCCACCGCCGAACTGGGCATCGGCGGCTCGTGA
- a CDS encoding acyl-CoA dehydrogenase family protein, protein MTETAIETVEEFRLRARTWLAANVARVDPEAPPPSSGDDDAEWLHARELQKRLYAGGFAGICFPKEYGGLGLSHEYQEAFTEEADGYEMPLLLNIPTFSICAPTILDMGSEKQKKEHLGAAIRGDEVLVQFLSEPSGGSDLAGVLTRADRDGDEWVINGAKIWSTSAYAGDYALCLARTDWNAPKHRGLTMFLMKIDSPGVDLRRIKQVNGSTEFCEEFFDNVVLPADAVVGEVNDGWTVASRQLFHERTAVGGGSQYTSGRGVRDTRKASDDFVALARETGQADDVHVRELVGQAYAHRTVQEQLIKRVAAAVASGELPAPAMSLIRLFHAETDWLNTDIGLELAGSYAVAGPVGRGPLELGTGYLSRQAASLGGGSSEMSRNLISERLLQMPREYAADRDVPFSEVKHSG, encoded by the coding sequence ATGACGGAAACGGCTATCGAGACTGTTGAAGAATTCCGCCTGAGGGCCAGGACCTGGCTGGCGGCCAATGTGGCGCGCGTCGACCCGGAGGCCCCGCCGCCGTCGTCCGGTGACGACGACGCCGAATGGCTGCACGCGCGCGAGTTGCAGAAGCGGCTTTACGCCGGCGGTTTTGCCGGCATCTGCTTCCCGAAGGAATATGGCGGCCTGGGGCTGTCGCACGAGTACCAGGAGGCCTTCACCGAAGAAGCCGACGGCTACGAGATGCCACTGCTGCTGAACATCCCGACCTTCAGCATCTGCGCCCCGACCATCCTTGACATGGGCAGCGAGAAGCAGAAGAAGGAACACCTCGGCGCCGCTATCCGGGGTGACGAGGTCCTGGTCCAGTTTCTGTCCGAGCCCAGCGGTGGATCCGACCTTGCCGGCGTCCTGACACGGGCGGACCGCGACGGCGACGAGTGGGTCATAAACGGCGCCAAGATCTGGAGCACAAGCGCCTATGCCGGCGACTACGCACTGTGCCTGGCCCGGACCGACTGGAACGCGCCCAAGCACCGCGGCTTGACTATGTTCCTGATGAAGATCGATTCCCCCGGTGTTGATCTGCGCCGCATCAAGCAGGTCAACGGTTCGACCGAATTCTGCGAGGAGTTCTTCGACAACGTGGTGCTGCCAGCGGACGCCGTTGTCGGAGAGGTCAACGACGGCTGGACAGTCGCGTCCCGCCAGCTGTTCCACGAGCGCACCGCCGTCGGCGGCGGCTCGCAGTACACTAGCGGCCGTGGCGTGCGGGACACCCGCAAGGCATCCGACGACTTCGTGGCGCTGGCCAGGGAAACCGGCCAGGCGGACGATGTCCACGTCCGCGAACTCGTGGGCCAGGCCTACGCCCACCGCACCGTGCAGGAACAGCTGATCAAGCGCGTCGCGGCCGCCGTCGCGAGCGGCGAATTACCCGCTCCGGCCATGTCCCTGATCCGCCTGTTCCACGCTGAAACGGACTGGCTGAACACCGACATCGGGCTAGAACTGGCCGGCAGCTACGCCGTGGCAGGACCTGTGGGCCGCGGACCGCTGGAGCTGGGCACCGGGTACCTCTCCCGCCAGGCCGCCAGCCTAGGCGGCGGCAGCTCGGAGATGTCCCGCAACCTCATCAGCGAGCGTCTGCTCCAGATGCCGCGCGAGTACGCCGCTGACCGCGACGTGCCGTTCAGCGAGGTCAAGCACAGCGGCTGA
- a CDS encoding MaoC/PaaZ C-terminal domain-containing protein: MTDTNVRTVRVGDKLGPFVRETGFAAWNRFAAVNDEFVPIHMDDEAGKAAGQPGSFGMGNLQWSYLHNLVRDWAGDDARIVELSCQFRKPNLKGTVTAHGTVTAVRDEADGQYAELELWTVDESGAKLAPGKATVQLAPHRF, translated from the coding sequence ATGACTGATACCAACGTACGTACGGTCCGCGTCGGCGATAAGCTCGGTCCCTTTGTGCGCGAAACAGGGTTTGCGGCCTGGAACAGGTTCGCGGCCGTCAATGATGAATTCGTACCGATTCACATGGACGACGAGGCCGGAAAGGCGGCCGGGCAGCCGGGCTCCTTCGGGATGGGCAACCTTCAGTGGTCGTACCTGCACAACCTGGTACGGGACTGGGCAGGGGACGATGCCCGGATCGTGGAACTGTCCTGCCAATTCCGCAAACCAAACCTCAAGGGAACGGTGACCGCCCACGGCACTGTCACTGCGGTGCGGGACGAGGCGGACGGGCAGTACGCGGAGCTGGAACTCTGGACCGTGGACGAATCCGGGGCGAAGCTTGCCCCGGGCAAGGCCACGGTGCAGTTGGCACCTCACCGGTTTTAG
- a CDS encoding alpha/beta fold hydrolase — protein MAGRQLNFDCGDVVIAGEQWTAADPSGPPRHVVFLHGGGQTRHSWGATAEKLAARGWTCTTLDLRGHGDSSWSRSADYGLPAHAADLRRVIGELGEGAVLVGASMGGLTALTALAENPELARALVLVDIVPRTSLAGVKRIRAFMTGHLGGFGSLMEASEAVAAYTGRKRRPNPEGMRKNVRLSEDGRWYWHWDPAMMTRADRESGAPDPEHLLRLAAKIKVPVLIVGGRSRTSSTLRESKNFRTHSKRAPSSRWRMPGIWSPGMTTTVSPMQWGRSWTSLKTRHNRGPEPPSVPDAQTACYGPCRNRRSSCVCCAVQGFDGGALTNGPEQLTTDERMAGLPERACHSFVPRVSRCA, from the coding sequence ATGGCCGGCAGGCAGCTGAACTTTGACTGCGGCGACGTCGTAATCGCCGGCGAGCAGTGGACCGCCGCGGACCCGTCAGGTCCGCCGCGCCACGTCGTCTTCCTGCACGGAGGTGGCCAGACCAGGCATTCGTGGGGGGCGACGGCGGAGAAACTTGCTGCCCGGGGGTGGACCTGCACGACGCTAGATCTGCGCGGACACGGCGACAGTTCATGGTCGCGCAGTGCGGACTACGGACTGCCGGCCCATGCGGCGGATCTTCGGCGGGTCATAGGGGAACTCGGAGAAGGAGCAGTGCTGGTCGGCGCTTCCATGGGCGGGCTCACGGCACTCACGGCCCTGGCAGAGAATCCGGAACTTGCCCGGGCCTTGGTTCTGGTCGACATCGTCCCGCGCACCAGCCTCGCGGGAGTGAAGCGCATCCGGGCGTTCATGACCGGCCACCTGGGCGGCTTCGGCTCTTTGATGGAAGCCTCGGAAGCGGTGGCTGCCTACACGGGCCGGAAGCGGCGGCCGAACCCGGAGGGGATGCGCAAGAACGTGCGCCTGTCCGAGGACGGCCGATGGTACTGGCACTGGGATCCGGCCATGATGACGCGCGCCGACCGGGAGTCGGGCGCACCTGATCCGGAACACTTGCTGCGGCTGGCCGCGAAGATCAAGGTTCCCGTACTGATCGTTGGGGGGCGCTCTCGGACGTCGTCGACGCTTCGGGAATCGAAGAACTTCAGGACGCACTCCAAGAGAGCGCCGTCGTCGAGGTGGAGAATGCCGGGCATATGGTCGCCGGGGATGACAACGACCGTTTCGCCGATGCAGTGGGGGCGTTCCTGGACCAGCTTGAAGACACGCCACAACAGAGGCCCGGAGCCTCCTAGCGTCCCCGACGCACAGACCGCCTGTTACGGCCCCTGCCGCAACAGGCGGTCTTCCTGTGTCTGCTGCGCCGTGCAGGGATTCGACGGCGGCGCCCTCACAAATGGCCCTGAACAATTGACCACAGACGAACGAATGGCAGGCCTGCCGGAGCGGGCCTGCCATTCGTTCGTGCCGCGGGTCAGCCGCTGTGCTTGA